One window from the genome of Pelobates fuscus isolate aPelFus1 chromosome 13, aPelFus1.pri, whole genome shotgun sequence encodes:
- the CREB3L4 gene encoding cyclic AMP-responsive element-binding protein 3-like protein 4, whose protein sequence is MESTRGDLVLGSIFEQQEDLFNSEGFSGTDSGTFPLSEPHGFSVEKLYEDWHASRTTGLDEREDTDEYLQMMINPNEVYNTETGMSESPESDSGFSDDPQPDDTPVQGEPSTPLPQPTPVYELIYDVSSLEDRRGHNEMSSVISIQLEDWPSPVLIPDSCIVNELPSVHMPVPCKSTVLPIRDNTQDLLSMDSLYPELHLTEEEKRLLSQEGVALPNNLPLTKAEERILKKVRRKIRNKQSAQDSRRRKKEYIDGLESRVTACSMQNQELHKKVVELEKHNISLITQLRKLQTLIKQTSTKAAQTGTCVLILVFSLALLIFPSYSPLHSRATMNDVTTYRPTGVISRNILNKEGFSEVTEQPVVDSTPELQPEQKMQDHQFVPQSTLDKEGPDPQRNDLGGSLEGEPLGEKDPLESRGEVLALKVDLHKGTHSKDLSKMARGDEM, encoded by the exons ATGGAATCGACCAGAGGAGACTTAGTGCTGGGGTCCATATTCGAACAACAGGAAGACTTGTTTAACTCGGAGGGGTTTTCAGGAACGGATTCTGGCACGTTTCCTCTGTCTGAGCCTCACGGTTTTTCTGTTGAGAAGTTATACGAAGACTGGCATGCGAGCAGAACTACT GGGCTGGATGAGCGAGAAGATACTGATGAGTACTTGCAGATGATGATTAACCCGAATGAGGTCTACAACACGGAGACGGGAATGTCTGAATCCCCTGAGAGTGACAGTGGGTTCTCAGATGATCCACAACCCGATGATACACCCGTTCAGGGGGAGCCAAgtacaccactgccccagcctACACCCGTGTATGAACTGATTTATGATGTTAGCTCTCTGGAGGACAGGAGAGGCCATAACGAGATGAGCAGTGTAATCTCAATTCAGCTTG AGGACTGGCCCTCTCCAGTGCTTATACCTGACAGCTGTATAGTTAACGAACTGCCATCTGTTCACATGCCAGTACCTTGCAAGTCTACAGTTCTACCCATTAGAGACAACACACAAGACCTGCTCTCCATGGACTCACTG TACCCAGAGCTGCACCTGACTGAAGAGGAGAAAAGGCTTCTTTCACAAGAAGGGGTAGCCTTGCCTAATAACCTTCCACTCACTAAG GCAGAGGAACGAATTCTAAAAAAGGTACGGAGAAAGATACGCAATAAGCAATCAGCCCAGGACAGCCGAAGACGGAAGAAAGAATATATTGACGGACTGGAAAGCAG AGTCACTGCTTGCTCCATGCAGAATCAGGAACTGCACAAAAAGGTTGTGGAACTGGAAAAGCACAATAT ctcCCTGATCACTCAGCTCCGTAAACTTCAGACCCTCATCAAACAAACATCCACCAAAGCTGCTCAGACCGGCACATGTGTCCTG ATCCTGGTCTTTTCTTTGGCCCTGCTCATCTTCCCCAGCTACAGCCCACTGCACTCCCGAGCCACTATGAATGATGTCACCACTTACAGACCAACGGGAG TAATCTCCAGAAATATTCTGAACAAGGAGGGATTCTCAGAGGTGACAGAACAGCCAGTTGTGGACAGTACTCCTGAACTTCAACCAGAGCAGAAGATGCAAGACCATCAGTTTGTTCCTCAGTCCACCTTGGACAAAGAAGGGCCTGATCCACAAAGAAATGATCTGGGTGGCTCCCTGGAAGGAGAACCATTAGGGGAGAAGGACCCTCTAGAGTCCAGAGGTGAGGTTCTGGCACTTAAAGTGGATCTTCACAAAGGAACCCACAGCAAAGATCTCTCAAAGATGGCACGTGGGGATGAGatgtga
- the LOC134583574 gene encoding cocaine- and amphetamine-regulated transcript protein-like yields the protein MLPTRNSLPNRLCMCLFLYILAIFPLRIVESKEITHSGENRRDNEREMLVELQDVLQKLQRKRVSMWELKLNQVPRCTIREPCAVKRGARIGKLCECPVRTSCNFYFLRCL from the exons ATGCTCCCAACAAGAAACAGCTTACCCAATCGCCTTTGTATGTGCCTTTTTCTGTATATCCTTGCAATATTTCCATTGAGGATAGTGGAATCAAAGGAAATTACACATTCCGGAGAAAACAGAAGAGACAACGAAAGAGAGATG CTGGTGGAACTGCAAGATGTTCTCCAAAAACTCCAACGTAAAAGAGTGTCCATGTGGGAACTCAAACTCAACCAAGTTCCTAGG TGTACCATCAGAGAGCCGTGTGCTGTGAAACGAGGGGCTAGAATTGGGAAACTCTGTGAGTGCCCCGTGAGAACCAGTTGCAATTTCTATTTCCTGAGATGTCTTTAA
- the LOC134582361 gene encoding cocaine- and amphetamine-regulated transcript protein-like — protein sequence MDKVRRYSPITLLLAVCISALIVASKGEDSIQVQSEEDRLQPSNSLAVALEEMLEYNQNKGISLQKKASQVPRCDVGERCAIKHGPRIGKLCDCLRGTSCNTFLLRCY from the exons ATGGACAAGGTGAGAAGATACTCCCCGATTACCCTGCTACTGGCTGTCTGCATCTCTGCCCTGATCGTGGCCAGTAAAGGAGAGGACTCCATACAGGTCCAGTCTGAAGAAGACCGCCTACAACCATCCAACAGCCTG GCAGTGGCTCTGGAAGAGATGCTTGAATATAATCAGAATAAAGGAATCAGCCTGCAGAAGAAAGCAAGCCAAGTGCCACGG TGTGATGTAGGCGAGAGGTGTGCCATTAAGCATGGACCACGGATTGGAAAGCTGTGCGACTGCCTAAGAGGAACATCTTGCAACACATTCTTACTGCGATGTTACTAG